Proteins encoded by one window of Candidatus Hydrogenedentota bacterium:
- a CDS encoding helix-turn-helix transcriptional regulator, whose amino-acid sequence MDLAEKVKSLREARRLSVEELAESSGISKPYIWQIESGRRANPTGEVLRKLAAALGTTVSDLVGVPEIISKDVLAKVPKGLRDLARKRGKEIGLQEQDVEMLKQIHFRGRRPEKSEDWELVFLFLKRILG is encoded by the coding sequence ATGGATTTAGCGGAGAAAGTGAAGTCGTTGCGTGAGGCCCGGCGCCTGAGCGTGGAGGAGTTGGCCGAGTCCTCGGGTATCTCGAAGCCATATATCTGGCAAATAGAGAGCGGTCGGCGAGCGAACCCCACAGGCGAGGTGTTGCGCAAGCTTGCGGCGGCGCTGGGTACGACCGTATCCGACCTTGTGGGCGTGCCCGAGATCATTTCAAAGGACGTGCTGGCGAAGGTGCCGAAGGGGCTCCGAGACTTGGCGCGCAAGCGCGGGAAGGAGATTGGTCTGCAGGAGCAGGACGTGGAGATGCTGAAGCAGATACATTTTAGAGGTCGAAGGCCGGAGAAATCTGAAGATTGGGAACTCGTCTTCTTGTTCTTGAAGAGAATACTGGGATAG